The genomic interval GGTGTAGACCATGCACGCTGAATGTAATTATGCAGTAAGAATaaagataaaaataaaaagcaaAATATTGAAAGAAAATTGTAGTGAATGGATGGTGAAACGACAATTCACAAACTCAGTTCCAAATGAGTAGAGCCTTTGCAGTGCTCTGCATTGGCGTTTGTCAGTTTATGCAGTAGTCAGCCAGCATACCACCACAGGACGGTCTGCTCAGAAGCAGGAGATCTGTGGAGCCCATCAGAGAGTCCTGTCTAGGTCCACAAGACAGGATGGGAGGTCTAGTACCACAGTACAGTCAGGAAGTGTTCAATCCTGCCTGCCTTGTGTCGTTGAGTTTAGGTCCAccacccctcagccccttccctcacccctcagccccttccctcacccctcagccccttccctcacccctcagccccttccctcacccctcagccccttccctcacccctcagccccttccctcacccctcagccccttccctcacccctcagccccttccctcacccctcagccccttccctcacccctcagccccttccctcacccctcagccccttccctcacccctcagccccttccctcacccctcagccccttccctcacccctcagccccttccctcacccctctggCACTGATGAAAACGATGTCCAAACTAAGCTCTTTCCATCCCCATTGTGCTCATACATGAGCTCTCaacaacaggtgtgtgtgtgtgtgtgtgtaatccagGAGGATGTTCCCAGTGTTGAAGGTCAGTGTGTCAGGACTGGACCCAAACGCCATGTACTCCTTCCTGCTGGACTTCATGCCCGCCGACACCCACCGGTGGAAGTACGTTAACGGAGAGTGGGTCACCGCCGGTAAACCGGAATCTCACGGAAACGGCTGTGTGTACATCCACCCGGACTCGCCCAACTTCGGCGCCCACTGGATGAAAGCCCCAGTCTCCTTCAACAAAGTCAAACTCACCAATAAGCTAAACGGAGGAGGACAGGTAAAGCACATAAAAAACTACAGATATGAGGTTTAACAGAGGAATGATCAGGATTGGGGACTATGGTACCCAATGCACACCATGTGCCATAAAACCTTGAATCCCTGATATCTGACTTTTTGtcagtcttttttttctctcttttctcgttGCTCTGCAAAATAGTCCCCCATTACCATTATTTACTAAAACAGCACTAATTATCCTGTTCCTGCCCTTGGTGGTATGAGAGGTCCTTTGGTCATGGTTCTCTTCATAGTCCACATTTTTTCCTTTCATGTGTTCCATTTGTTAACCCCCTAACCAAACATCAAGTGGGCACGTATGTTGTTTGTGCCCTGCTTAGTGCCAGACTCTTTGCCCACTTCACCCCTGCAGCCCCTGTCTCCACGGGAACAGGATAAACATATCTTAATAGGTTTAATGCACTTCTTGGTAAGAGCTTCCCACTCCTAAAGGCCctccaggagcacacacacacacacacacacacacacacacacacacacacacacacacacacacacacacacacacacacacacacacacacacacacacacacacactcaactacaactttggcaaaaaaaaatgttattGGTATTAGCGAGCTTCCCTTTACCAAAcatagatacatacacacacacacacacacacacacacacacacaccttcccggCTGGCAGGTAGTGTGGTGTTGGCATGGCGTCCGGTAAAGGAGAGCTGAGGCATAATGAAATAATTACAGTGGTTAGTTGTGCATTATGGTAATTACCTGTGTTTTTTTGACTATGCGAAATTAATTTATCCATCTGTCCTTCAGATGTTttatagagagggaaagggaggcaaTAACAGCATATTCAaaaagcccacacacactccaactaaTGTaggctgtgacacacacacacactcacacacagcccagacTCTCTGGGCAGGTGGTTCTCTGTGGTTGTTGACGGTGTGAGAGGTGAAGCTAAGCTCTCAATTAGAATGGAAAACAGTTTGTTTTGTCCTCACTCTGAGGGCTGTAATTGGTTAATTGAAGTAgttagagacagtgagagactgaaagagaaaacgagggagagggagagagagagagggagagagagagggagagagagggagagagagaaagggagagagagggattggtaaCTAGGACAGTCACTATGAATACCCAAAGCGGACTGAAGTTCCTACCGTGTGTGATTTGTGAACTTGTGAGAGTAGAACAGTTCATGCTTCTGTCCAGGGTTTGATCCAGTGTTGCATCATGTCCTTCCATTCTGCCTTTTGATGTTTCTTCttttgagtcaggtggctgagcggttagggaattgggctagtaatccaaaggttgctggttcgattcccggcctgcaaaggacgttgtgtccttgggcaaggcacttcaccctacatgcctcggggagaatgtccctgtacttactgtaagtcgctctggataagagcgtctgctaaatgactaaatgtaaatgtttcttgACCCTCCTACtccttccccacctccccctcctcctccccctcctccccctcctcctccccctcctcctccccctagaTAATGCTGAACTCTCTCCACAAGTACGAGCCACAGCTTCATATCGTGAGGGTTGGTGGAAGCCACAGAATGGTCACCAACATATCCTTCAGTGAAACCCAGTTCATAGCCGTCACCGCCTACCAAAATGAAGAGGTGAGGGGTTCAAACACCACGCACAGAagccgcacgcacacaaacgtgAGGTTCGAAGATGTGTCAATGCTTTTTGTCCTCCTATAGATCACCGCCCTGAAGATCAAGTACAATCCCTTTGCCAAGGCTTTCCTGGATGCCAAAGAGAGGTACAGGCTCTTACACTACAGCAGGATCACTACCGGGTTGGGGAGGGTTAGCAAACCATAGAATCTAGGGGGTAAAATGCTGGATTGCATATGGTACCATCTCAAAAGTAGGCTACTTTAATCTGCCAGGAAAAAATTCTAAATGCCATTTTGACCAGTGAGTGTAGACGCCAAAAGCATGACCAATTCCAGCCAATTGTTTAGAACCGAAATGAGGTGAAAGGTTCCCTCTTACATCCACCTCCTCTAGTCACAATGTTCTGTTTAGCTCTTTTGCAGTGTCATCATTTCTCACTATTGGATCACTTGCTACATTAGCATTTCTCACTGAGCTATGACTGCCGGCTAGCATTAGCATCTGCACACCCTGGCGATTAGCATGTCATTATTGACTATTTAAACCTTCCGAGTTCAACACACTGTGAGGCTCGTTGGAGAGGCTGTGTGAAATGTGTGGGAGAAACTGGATCACCAACCATGACGTCAaaggcgacacacacacacacacagtagctgtTTACACGTACTTGATAATACAATTAGCATCAGGTATTTTGCTAGTCAAACTCATATTGCACGCTTCCTTGAATCTGTAGTTAAAATAGTTGGATACATTGCACTGATTTTTTGCCTTTTGAACCTAatctctttaacacacacacacacacacaggttgttaATCAAGTGTCTGTTCCCAGGAATCACCCCAAGAGCTTGTTTGATTCTGCGTCTGAGAGTGACATGGGGATCCAACACTGTAAGTATATTCTTCAACTGTCTCAGTCTGATTACACTGACAGCATTCTGAAAACAAATAGCAGCAAATATACGAAATACCAATAATATTTTGTTACTAAATGTAACTATTGAGTACAGATCAGTTAACTTCAGCTTTAAATAAAGAAGAATTTATTGAATAATAGGCAAAACGCTGCTGCATTCCATTTCTTATTCACTgatgaaaaatacatttgaaatacaatacattttacaGTGTGTTTTCTTGTATGTGGTTCTCTAGGTGGCTGGTTCCTGTCTAACCCAGAGTCGCTgtgtccaccagggggcgccaGTTTCCCTTACAGCAGGGGTCTGCCACTGGGCTCCCATCATGGGTACAAACCCTACCCTTCCCGGCCAGCCCCTTACCCCTCCTCTTACCTGCCCCACCGCACACACTCCTCAGGTAACCCTACTGATGTTctgcacctcccccccaccccctctgtctcccctccgctctcccctttctccaccccctctgtctcccctccgctctcccctttctccaccccctctgtctcccctttctccaccccctctgtctcccctccgctctcccctttctccacccccctgctcgtGTCTTTCTTCatgtctctcactccccctttctctctgctccAAAACATGCCTCCACCCTTTCTGACGCTGTTCCTTATCCTCTTTCCCCAGTGTCTCTCTCCGAGGGCCTACAGATGTTACCAGGTCCTGAGGGCTGGTCTagtgtctctcccccccacacctcttcctcatccttgcCTGGAAACCCTGCCACCTCCCCCGCGTCCACCAGCTACACCAGGTGAACGATCACGcctccctccagctcctggCCATTACCCAATGAATCCTGGGAATCTGGggcgtttccctgctccagcacacctgattcacatGAATGGTTGCTaccaggcttccacagagcttgataacgacccgtatcaggtgtgttggagcagggaaacatctagaacatactGGACAGTGGACCCTGAGAACCAGGGTTGAACACCCATGCTGTATATGGTACAAacaaacaatgtgtgtgtgtgtgtgtgtctgcagtcagTACCcatgtctgtggactgtgggcTGTGCTGGAGGAAGCCCCACCCCTTCCCCGTGCGCCCAGCTTCATGAACCAATCACCAGCAAGAGCCACGGACAGCCTCCCAATCATGTCCGGCTGGGCGAGGCCGGTTGGCCACCTGTCTCCAGCCACATGCTCTGAATAATGTCTGAGTGTCCTTTAGACAGGAATACAGCAGCCCTAACAACAGTGATGATCAGAAAGCAACATCCATTCAGTTTAAAGACACCAATCACTGATGACTAGTAGGAGGTTATTTCATAAAGTATGACCTCAGAGATCAGATCCTCTTTCCCACCAGACATGAAGGGGAAAAGACCGTTTTTATTTATCTAAAAGTTTTACGTTTATTTGCCAAGTAGTAGTAAAGGTACATTGCAATTAATTAGATAAATCATATATGGTTCGAAATCTTAATTCCTTTATAAATAATCATTTTAGGGTATTTGATGATGCCTGTATGTTTGTTTGCATATACAAGTACAGTTTACGGTCGTTGTCTGTGCTGTTTACTACATGTGATCTTGAGTTGATGAGCGCGTGACTTGTTCCATCTGTGCGTTTGTTAAATACTGTATCTGTGTTGCGCACGTGGAAAGTTCACCAGCAGGGTTTGTTTTTCATCGTTTGAACTGTGACCTTTGAATGGCAAATTACATCGCTGTTAGCAACCTGATTAACGCTTTGTGTATCGCATGTTTCAGACAACGATTTCCGCTTGGTAAATCCAACTGCTAACGTGTCActttaaacacacatacacacattttgtgTCGCTACATTATGATGttatggtggggtggggggatacTTTGTGTATAAAAGTACGGACTGTAGGCTACATGATTTGCCGTGAGTGTGCTTTGATTTGCTTATGCACCATGACACTATTGTGACGATTTCAGCCTTCTACCATgcgtaaaataaaaatatagctTAATTGTAATTGTTCTATTCTATCTTGAATGTGTGGTAATGGGTTGACTCATCAAGCATATCTCGAGAAGACATTCAGTTAAGTTACTTATGTCCCTACTCAAGAAGTTCATGGGACACAGTAAATATGCTTGTCAAAAACATTTGTGAAAACAACGTCAAGCATTCAATGTGGCTACGCAGTTACTTATTGAGGTTCTCAAAACACTGAAATATATTCTGAAATCATGAACTTCTCGACATCATCTACTTTTTTCATCTTTACTTTAGCTGCGTGTTGTGTAGCCTAACACACATTTGATTGGACGTGGactgaaataaataaaacggAAGATGCACCATAATTTGTGTCCACGTCCTGCGGCAGGTGTTCGTCTCCCACTCCGCTGGGACTGGAGGGAACGCAAATATAGGCCGCTAGACTGTCCTTATACTTTAAAATTCACGGAGGAAACTAGTTGATAACGGTCGAGAAGAGGGAAACTGTTTTCCACAAATGGTAAGTAGCTTATGAGCCTATCCACTTTTCGATTATTGGAATGTACCCAGTATTTGCTAAAGTTGGGCACATGACAGGCATGCCAGCTGTTGGACAATCGGCAGCCTTTCCAGAGTTTATAGAATCACTTTCCAACCCGTTATTCATCCTTCCGACGACAGAGGGCACTATAAACCTGCCGTTATCAGTAACCGACTATCTCTGAATCTGAACATCGAAAATTCTAATCAgaaatgtaggcctacaggcTACCTTATCCGATACAATACCTAACAGTTGCAAACACGTTTGCTACTTATTTATTGCACTAATTTCCCACTGTTAAAAGAGTGACTCACCTAACCAAGAGGCAGCGCTATTTTTTTTTAGAATGTTTAATGACAAGTAAAGATTACGTCTTGTGTCCAATTATACGTTGGTTTATTTAAAATCCAACGTTTGGAGACTATGCTTgatgagagagcgagcgagcagtGCAGTGCACTTCGTTACTCAATGATGGGTTTAGACAGACTCGGCTCCAGAACTAATTAAATGGGGGGGCATTTTTAACATTTCATTTACAAAGCATGTATGAGAGTCAAAGTAAGAGACCTCCATATTCTGCAGGAAAGTGTATCAATCTTGATATGTAATTTATAACCAATGGCAGTATTTCATATTTATACTTGAAATACTAGTATACTAACAACATTATTTTTTGAGGGGGCACAGCAGACTTGGATTGTGACTCGCCTCTGACGGCCGCTGTGAGGAGCCCATGTCCCACGATCACCGCGGCTCTCCACCAAGCAAATCTTCGCAGTCTGACATCTACGGGGAGAACTAGAACTCTCATACTGTAGACAGGAAAGGATATTTTCCAAAATCTGACAGATGCCGGCATACAATATTCGTGTCATTGCATGCAGTTAGCCCACTACACTCAGTCACCACCGAGTCCTACAGTCAGTAGCTAGCTAAATACGAGCAGAAGCTGGATTCTGGAATAACAGTGTTTGGTATTTTTGAGGCATGAGAGGACGATTTAAATAGAGATGACACTCCGCTAAACTCCGCTAAACCCCAGTAATGTGCGTTTGCACTCCCCAGACCTGTGATTAGCCAGCTTGGCAGGGCAGAGGCGGGTGTCGCATCGCTGCACTGTGCTATCAGTGCCCTTGGCAACCGCTCAATTAGAGCGATGCCCCTGTTCAGTCTTCGCTTAGACAGAATGAGTGTTCAGAACCGAGTGTACAGGAGCGTTACAGAACTGCAGAAATAATCCCAAAGCTTCCTCTAAAGTACGCCGTGTGGGCCTTGATTAGTACCTTATACGCCATAACAAGATATCATTCTTAGATTCCCCATACTGGCAATTAGCACACCGCTAAACCCTGTAATTATGGAAACATTCTGAGTGTCATTCGTAGAGTAGCTTGTTCTTAAATTCTTCCATCTTCAGCCgaatatataggcctatgtcAGTGCAATCAGATAGACAAATAACAAAGAATACAAATTAGAGAGAGAATGCAATTTAACCACTTTTCCTTCACTACAAACCTGCATCACAACAACATCTTCACCTGCTATtcttcaccatttattcatccTTTACAGCCTTTTGACTTGCTAACTAGGGGTCCACCTCCTGCAGGCACCCCCTGACACTAAAGCCTACTTACTTATGGACTAGCGCTTACTGCAAGAGCCCGGAACTAAAATGTCACCAAAATCCTTTGACTTCAGTTCCGATGTAACTCTGAgagaaacccccccccctcccaaaaaaagagagatgaCAGCCATATCCGACTGGCAACACGCACAGTGACCTTGTAAGGATTTCAAACTTGTAATTAATAACTTCACACATTATTTAATTCCTTCTATATTCATGAGCACCTGGTGTCTTCGACCTGGGAAGCGCACAGACATCGCCATGACTACACTCCTTGTCCAAAACTCTTCTGGAGCTCATGGATGCTAACTGTTGCTTGgctcattcaaataaatacataaataaacacacacaagtacaaatAGGAAGCTTTGATTGCCTTTGGAAGGACAAAAAGTTTATTGTTTACCAAAGCTAATCTAGAGTCCATTTCACTTCTCAATCAATTTATCACAGACTTGTTTGAGTAAAACCCAcagcgtccgtgtgtgtgtgcatacctgaGAATAGTGAGTGAACAGATTAAATGGCGCAGGAGAACACCCTGGGTGtggaaggggggtgaggaggctgACCCCAGGCTCCCCGCCGTATAGTGTCGTAAGACGGCCTCGTGATCGGCAGGGCTCCAGGAGCCTGATGCTGTTTTCATGCCTGAGTGAGAAGTGCTTGTGGCCAACTGCTCCCTCCAGGAGAGCAGCCCtccaggagagagcagccctccaggagagagcagccctcCAGGAGAGCAGCCCTCCAGGAGAGCAGCCCTCCAGGAGAGCATCCCtccaggagagagcagccctccaggacagcagccctccaggagagagcagccctccaggagagagcagccctccaggagagagcagccctccaggagagagcagccctccaggagagagcagccctaTCCAGCAAGCAGCGAGCACCGGGCAGTACCGgcccacacacatgtatatatgtacagacacacacacatacgtgtatatacacacacacaggcacacacacatgtatatatgtacagacacacacacacacacacgtgtatatacacacacacaggcacacacacatgtatatatgtccagacacacacacacacaggcacacacagacacaaatgtaTATACGTCCTGACACacatgtgtatatacacacacacaggcgcacacacactcacccaaaccctataacccacacacacacattcacaaacacactaatataTGCAGGCCctaacaatacacacacacacacacacacacacacacacacaatcgctgAGCTCTTCTTGAAGTGTTTTCTTGAGTGATTTTGAAAATCAACACCAAAATGCTAAAACCTTTTTCTGCCACTAATAGCTGGAATTGTCTGCTGTTGGCTGTTATACAAAGCTGTGAAAATCCATACTGCAGTGAACTCAGTAATCATTTATCTTGGCAGCTCTAACTATCAAAGAGTTTGGCTTTTGTCATTTTGTTAAGTGAACTCCCTCCGAATTTAAAATTCCAATAATATTAACGTACTCTATGATGTGTTGTGTATTTCTTTTTACCCATGCTAAAAtacaaaatttacatttagtcatttagcagacgctcttatccagagcgacttacagtaagtacagggacattcccccgaggcaagtagggtgaagtgcctttcccaaggataCTACGTCATTTTTGACGGCCAGGGaatcggcaaccttctgattaatagcccgattccctaaccgctcagccatcagaCTCCCATCAGACAACATTTTCTTGTCCATATTCTTTTCCAGTGTCCATTGTTTATTTATCACATGAGCAGCTCTCAATACAATGACATTGTTTACTCTTTTATTCACCACCACTACACTGTCGCTTGAACAGATGTGTCCACGTAATGATATTGTTAAACACAATGcagaaacacaataattcagacgcACATTTAACATTCTCAAATCATGAAGTGCTGCTTCAATTTGAATTTCAATCGCAAGTTCTCTGAATTGGCGTGAAGGATGCGGTCTGGAGTGAAGGGTGAATCACTGTGACCGTACCCCGGCGTGGGGAAGTGCTGATGGTGATGAAAGTTGAAGCGGTGCGAGTTGGAATGACACACTGTGATAGCGCTGAGCTGATGATTAGGGGTCATTATCAACTGGTGAGAGTCCCACAAGGTGAAACCCGCCCACCgccaaacctttttttttatttccagAGGTTGCTGTAACCATGGCCACAAGTGAACATGGCTGAAATGTAACTTAACTTTATTATGTTTGAGTTAGTGCATGAGGAGATCCCCCATTCTTAAACgttataaaaaaaacacaagaaaCCATTGTTTTTGTTCAACCTTTACACAAATAAACGAAGCAAagcttgaagaaaaaaaacgttcGCATCCCAGCCCTCCTTGCTGAAAGTAATTTTGATTGACAGGATGTGATCAGCGGCAACCATGCGTGCGCACGCTTTTCCGCTTGCCCTCTGCAGTCAATTTCCTGTAGGGTCAGAGTCATGCTagcagctagcaagctagcagccTAGCAGGCTTATTCCCAACCTCCAAAACCCTCGGACTCGGAAGGAAGTCATTAATGGGGCTCTTACCCCATCACAGATGGCCATTTAACACATCACTGGCAACCACAAATGAACCAGGCGTTCCAGACGACGTCTCCAAGCGAGACTAAGGCTGacgttctccttctctcacctgcTGCTTGCAGGCGGAGACAGCGAAGGACTCACCTCAGATACACATCTTGAAGACCCTTAGATTATTGTCCGTTATACTTTTGGTCACTTTGTACTTTGCAGACTGAACATAACAACACTTTTGATATGGGTGAATTTCTGTGTGTCTGATATTCGGGCACTGAATATGACTGTTTGCCTTTAAATTACCTTCATGCCCTTTTGTAGTGTTGTTGCAGTCAAAATAGAACAGGTGGTGGACTATTTTCTCCCTTTACAAGCAATCTGTTCAGCTCCCAGTCTCTGAAGGATACACAGTCTTTGCTGTCCACTTGAAATTTGTCAGTTTTGCTCTGCCTCCGGTGTGAATTGGGTTTCACTAGTGATAAAACTGATGAAGCTATGCTGACACTTCAAGATGAGAAAGTGACTGTGACCAAAGCTTGGGAgaccatctctgtgtgtctctctccttcctactaGTAAACAACCTTAAGATTCGGTTTACTCCATTTTACCTCGTAACTGTTGCCTGGGGAAGGCCGGGCTCCCTCACGAACTGTCTCCACCAGCGAGATAATCAAGGAAGTGTCTAAATCTCACTCTGGAGGCTCTTAATTCACCAGGACAGAGTGATCGAGGCGAGGGTTGGGATGACAATAGCGTGCCGATttgggagagagattgagaacaTATCGATTTGGATTATGCTTTGCTCCTGCCCTTTCGGATCTGCACTTCCTGTATTGTTTCAGCGTGCCTTTATGAGTTCTTTAGGAGTCcttggagaatgtgtgtgtggggggtattGGTGTAGTATGCAGTGTATGTGACAAATGTGGgcggagagtgagagtgtgtgtatgggtctgtgtgtgtgagggggagggggggtgacaaatGGGGgatagggagtgtgtgtgcatggctgtgtgtgttgggggggggggcggggtgggggggtataGGATTTCTGGCAAGGCTGGCCTTTTAAATCACAGCTCCTGGAAGCGGGGGGTTCCCTGCGGTGACTGGCTGTCACCTCCACAGATGGAAGGTTGAGCCCCACAGGAAGGGGATAAACTGTCAGATaaagcagaggggggggggggggtagctacaacacacactccaagCTCTGAcggaccccctccacccccacccccactcttaggaacagagggatggggaggggacagacagagacacagccgtaggagagagtagagggggcaCGTGAAGGCAGATGAACCTCCATCTGTGTGGGTGTCATCAGGAGGATCGAGGGAGGAAATAAATAATGAATAGCCGAACAGGCGGTGGTGTGAGgccctcttacatttacattacatttagcagacgctcttatccagagcgacatacagtaagtacagggacattccccccgaagcaagtagggtttagtgccttgcccaaggacacaacgtcatttggcacggctgggaatcgaactggcaaccttcagattactagcccgactccctcaacactcagccacctgactccctaccacTCTTACCTTGCCTCTGCACATACGCTTGTTCTGACATCTCGGAGACCTCTGAAGTCGTACAGGATGTGGCGCGTCTCTGATTAAGCCACTCGATACCTGTCAAGCACAGACGTACTGTAGGAGTACCGACGTACATCTGCAGTATGTGTCATGGTAGATGACAGCTAATGAGCTGAGTTGACCGTAGCTTCCACCAACATGATGTTTCTAAACCCCATCACCTGGCCAAATTCAAGTAATAAAATATGACAAACTCAGTTTAGAGAAAGTTCTGAGGCCTGAGCTTTAAACATATTCTCCTGTAAATAAATGGTATTTCTAAAGTAGGAGTTTAGGAATTCCTAGCAATGAATGTCGTTCAGACTGCAGCAGTGTTCCTGTACAGTAATGGAGTTGTTCCTGTGTTACCAAGTTGCAATTCGCACGTCTGCCCCCTGTGCAGTGGGGAGGGTCAGAGCCCCCACTCGGAAACCTTAACCCTGCTA from Osmerus eperlanus chromosome 21, fOsmEpe2.1, whole genome shotgun sequence carries:
- the tbx19 gene encoding T-box transcription factor TBX19; protein product: MITAFYKITQQKDLKMKVECLVDTSARTGSGAGRDVNFSSGTGPNGECCISRLLSVVENELQAGREKGDPTEKQLKVTLEEAELWRKFKEVTNEMIVTKSGRRMFPVLKVSVSGLDPNAMYSFLLDFMPADTHRWKYVNGEWVTAGKPESHGNGCVYIHPDSPNFGAHWMKAPVSFNKVKLTNKLNGGGQIMLNSLHKYEPQLHIVRVGGSHRMVTNISFSETQFIAVTAYQNEEITALKIKYNPFAKAFLDAKERNHPKSLFDSASESDMGIQHCGWFLSNPESLCPPGGASFPYSRGLPLGSHHGYKPYPSRPAPYPSSYLPHRTHSSVSLSEGLQMLPGPEGWSSVSPPHTSSSSLPGNPATSPASTSYTSQYPCLWTVGCAGGSPTPSPCAQLHEPITSKSHGQPPNHVRLGEAGWPPVSSHML